A genomic window from Cloacibacillus evryensis DSM 19522 includes:
- a CDS encoding RnfABCDGE type electron transport complex subunit G: MGKIVKLGLVLFVITAVTGLILGAVHTVTLEPIRRSQEKAKNEALSATLPGAKDFKAIEIKGDAGIIKEIFEGSDGGSVVGYNFTVTPKGYGGPIEFVVGISNDGLVKDIKILTSSETPGLGAKAADEPFAGQFRDRKAQELAVTKTPPENDAQIQAISGATISSSAVVTGVNAAVSYWKNNLGGGDK; encoded by the coding sequence GGTTAGTCCTCTTTGTCATAACCGCGGTCACAGGCCTCATCCTCGGCGCCGTGCATACGGTGACGCTGGAGCCGATCCGCAGGTCTCAGGAGAAGGCCAAGAACGAGGCGCTTTCCGCCACCCTGCCGGGAGCGAAAGATTTTAAGGCGATAGAGATCAAGGGCGACGCGGGAATAATCAAAGAGATATTTGAGGGAAGCGACGGCGGCAGCGTCGTCGGCTACAACTTCACTGTGACGCCTAAGGGATACGGCGGCCCCATCGAGTTCGTCGTCGGCATCTCCAATGACGGGCTGGTAAAGGATATCAAGATCCTTACCTCCAGCGAGACGCCGGGACTCGGCGCGAAGGCCGCCGACGAACCCTTCGCGGGACAGTTCCGCGACAGAAAGGCGCAGGAGCTCGCCGTCACCAAGACGCCGCCGGAGAATGACGCCCAGATACAGGCCATATCCGGCGCCACGATATCTTCGAGCGCCGTGGTCACAGGCGTGAATGCGGCGGTCTCATACTGGAAAAACAATCTGGGAGGCGGAGACAAATAA
- the rsxE gene encoding electron transport complex subunit RsxE — protein MANPLKLIKNGILTENPTFVLVLGMCPTIAVTTSVVNAIGMGLAATAVLMGSNVAVAALRKFIPDEIRIPAFIVVIAGFVTVVQLLIAGYAPALDKALGIFIPLIVVNCIILARAEAFAFKNGVVASLFDGIGMGLGFTCALVLIGAIRELIGNGTILGHTILSSSFYQPTLLTILAPGGFITLGILMALFRNRQMKKEEKENGALSAFDGWHQLDACGGCALKGICGGGSPDSVCAKQAEEDKTAAREAGK, from the coding sequence ATGGCAAATCCTCTTAAACTGATCAAAAATGGGATACTTACCGAGAACCCGACCTTCGTCCTCGTCCTCGGGATGTGCCCCACGATCGCCGTCACCACGAGCGTGGTAAACGCCATCGGCATGGGGCTCGCCGCGACGGCGGTTCTCATGGGGTCGAACGTCGCGGTCGCGGCGCTGCGCAAATTCATCCCCGATGAGATCCGCATCCCGGCCTTCATCGTCGTCATAGCGGGCTTCGTCACCGTAGTACAGCTGCTGATCGCGGGATACGCGCCGGCGCTCGACAAGGCGCTGGGGATATTCATCCCTCTCATCGTCGTCAACTGCATAATCCTCGCCCGCGCCGAGGCCTTCGCCTTCAAGAACGGCGTCGTCGCCTCGCTCTTCGACGGGATCGGCATGGGGCTCGGTTTTACCTGCGCGCTCGTCCTGATCGGCGCGATACGCGAGCTGATCGGCAACGGCACGATACTGGGACACACGATACTCTCCTCTTCCTTCTACCAGCCGACGCTGCTCACGATACTCGCCCCCGGCGGATTCATCACGCTCGGCATATTGATGGCGCTCTTCCGTAACCGGCAGATGAAGAAAGAAGAAAAGGAAAACGGCGCGCTGTCGGCCTTCGACGGCTGGCACCAGCTCGACGCCTGCGGCGGCTGCGCGCTTAAGGGGATCTGCGGCGGCGGGAGCCCCGATTCCGTCTGCGCGAAACAGGCGGAAGAAGACAAAACCGCAGCAAGGGAGGCTGGTAAATAA